The nucleotide window ACCGAGAATGTATTTTATTTAAGCAGTTATTTCACAGACCCGCATGAACGTTTACTGGCGCTGGCTGTTTTTCAAGAGGAAGAGCCATTCCTCGTCTGCCCGGCAATGGAAGTACCTGATGCCAAGCGCTCAGGCTGGGGTCATGAAATCATTGGCTATAGCGATATCGAAAACCCATGGGAAATGATTCTTACCGCCATTAATAAAAGAATCAACGGGGTTTCAAAAGTGGCCATTGAAAAAGAACATATGAATGTCGAACGCTACGAGCATCTTACACAGTTATTCCCTAAGGCGTCATTTGTTTCTGCAGAAGAAAAATTACGACTGCTGCGGATGATCAAGGATGCCAAAGAATTAAAAATCATTGAAGAGGCTTGTGCCCTTGCCGATTATGCCGTTGAATTCGGTGCAAGTGAAATTAAGGAAGGCAAAACAGAACTGGAGGTCCTCAATGCCTTAGAGTACGCCCTAAAGCAAAAGGGTGTGACCGAAATGTCATTTTCAACCATGGTGTTAACCGGTGCAAACGCGGCTTCCCCACATGGCAACCCAGGGGAAACGAAAATTCGCAAAGGTGATCTTGTTTTATTTGATTTAGGTGTTGTTGTTGACCGGTATTGTTCTGATATAACAAGAACCGTTGCATATGGGGACATCAATGACAAGCAAAAAGAAATATATGATACGGTATTAAAGGCACAACTCGCTGCCATTGAGGCAAGTAAACCGGGCGTTACAGCTGCAGAAGTTGACCTTACAGCAAGGCGGATTATTGCTGAAGCGGGTTTTGGCGACTATTTTCCACACCGATTGGGTCATGGACTTGGAATTGGCGTTCATGAGTACCCTTCTATGACCGAAACCAACCAGCTGGTAATCGAAGAAGGCATGGTCTATACAATCGAACCAGGGATTTATGTGCCTAATGTGGCTGGCGTCCGAATTGAGGATGATATTTATATTACCGCTGATGGGGCAAAGGTGTTAACCAAGTTTCCAAAGGAATTACAAATAATTAAATCATAATTTTACACTTATTTACATTGAACTCTTATCGATTTTGATGTAGTATACAAATACAGGCTGCGTTGTACGTAATCATAATAAAGTTTTAACCTTTAAGCTGTAAAAGGGAGTTTAACTATCGAAGCCAGAATGACAAGCCTCCGTCTATAAGACATGGAGGACATGCAGAAAGGTTTCTGAGAACACCCACTTTGAGGAGTGGTGGTTTAAAACTTTCTTATATTCACTACGGCAAATGCGGCTGTATAGGTAGTATTTCAACCCAACTTCATTTTGGAAGTTGGGTTTTGTTTTTGATACATAAAAAGAAGAGGACCCGCATCCTCTTCTTTTTACTTTTATTATTTTGTTAACAATGTTTTCGTATCTTTAAACTCAACTCCATGTGCTTCGGCAACTGCTTGATAGGTCACATAGCCGTCGAGAGTGTTGATTCCTTTTAACAATGCCTCATTATCTAAACAAGCCTTTTGGAAGCCTTTATTGGCAATTTGCAGCGCATATGGAACAGTCACATTTGTTAATGCAATCGTAGAAGTTCTTGGGACGGCACCAGGCATATTGGCCACAGCATAATGGACAACACCATGCTTTACATATGTTGGATGATCATGTGTGGTAATCCGGTCGGTGGTTTCAAAAATTCCACCTTGGTCAATGGCAATATCCACCACAACACTGCCAGGCTTCATCGATTGAATCATCTCTTCACTGACTAGTCTTGGCGCCTTTGCACCGGGGATTAACACAGCACCAATAACTAAATCAGATTCCTTAACCGCTTCAGCGATAGTAAAAGGATTAGACATTAATGTTGTCACATCGGAACCGAATATATCATCTAATTGGCGAAGACGGTCCGGGTTTAAATCAATGATGGTAACCTTTGCACCCAAACCAATTGCCATTTTCGCTGCATTTGTACCTGCTACTCCGCCGCCAATAATGGTAACGACACCTCGTTGCACTCCTGGGACACCAGAGAGGAGAATTCCCTTGCCGCCGTAAACCTTTTCTAAAAATTGGGCACCGACCTGAGCAGCCATCCTTCCAGCCACTTCACTCATAGGGGTCAATAATGGAAGAGTTCTATTCGCCAATTGGACGGTTTCATAGGCAATGCCAACTACTTTATTATCAATTAGTGCCTTCGTTAATTCTGGCTCAGGCGCTAGGTGTAAATATGTAAATAATATTAACCCTTCACGAAAATATTGATATTCAGTTGGGATCGGTTCTTTTACCTTCATAACCATATCCATTGACCATGCTTCCTTAGCAGTTTCCACCAGCATCGCGCCTGCAGTACTATAGTCTTCATCCAAAAAGCCTGAACCAAGCCCTGCTCCTATTTCAATAAAAACCTCATGACCAAAGTTCACCAAATTTGTCACTCCGGCTGGTGTCATTGCTACACGGTTTTCATTATTTTTGATTTCTTTTGGTACCCCAATCCGCATGCACTTACCTCCAATTAATATCCTTAATAGAAAGACCTATATACCTTTATTATATCCGTTATTACCAGGAAAATGAAATAATGGAGAATCTTTATGAATCATTATCCGAAGAGCCTTACCCAGTGGGCAAAGCTCATTTCATAACCTGTTAATAATAATAAGGGTACGGAAATGGGTACCCGTAATATGGATATGGATATCCATACGGAGCAGCTAATAATGCACCGGTTGCTACCCCACCCAGAAACGGCAGCCCGTATCCAAAACCTGGGCGACCATACCCGAAGCCCGGTCTTCCAAATCCGTAGTGCCCGTACCCGTGGCCGAATCCACCGTGTCCATAACCACCGCCATGGCCAAAGCCGCCGTGACCAACGCCGCCATGGCCATGAACCCTCTCATCAAAGTTAATAGGCATCCCATACATTTCGGTATTCATTTTGTTTCTCCTCGCTTCACTTAGGTTTACACTTTTCTATTTAAATGAACTTTACACCTTAAGAATATGCATGATTGAAAACAAATTCTTGGGCAAACGCCCTGTATGACTGAATTTCTTAGACAAATAACTATACGTTCCACAAGAAAAGACTGTCCCATGTTTAGGACAGTCTTTCCTATTTGTTTACATGTACCTAGTCCTCAGCTGCTGCATAATCCTCGCTGTCAGCTAAAGCCGTTCCTTCCCCCATAAAACCACTATTATAGGAATTCATAATTTGTTCACTTACCTCATTTAGACCTTGTTCATCATATTCAAAAGAATATTTGTTATTTGGATCCCGCTTTTCCATCGTGGCATTCCCCTTCCTTTGTAAGTTACTTCATTATTGTTCGAAAAATTGCAACAGTTATACGTTGTTAAATATTGTATAATCAGGGTAAGGAGATGATAATCATGGGACTTAAATATCAAAATATTTTAGTCGCAATTGATGGATCAAAGGAAGCAGATTGGGCATTTCAAAAGGGGATTGAAATCGCAAAGCGAAATCAAGCGGGACTCTTATTAGTTCATGTGATTGACACAAGGTCGTTTGCCTTAATTGAAGCCTATGATACTGTTATTGGTGATCGGGCAGAAACACTTGCAAAGGAAATGCTTGAAAATTATCATAAGCAAGCTGTGGATGCGGGGTTAACAAATGTCCAATACGAAATTGAATTTGGCTCACCTAAAATACGAATTCCAAGAGATATAGCTAAAAAACACAAGGTGGATTTAATTCTCTGCGGTGCCACTGGAATGAATGTAGTCGAAAGATTTTTCATTGGCAGTGTATCAGAACATATTGTTCGTTACGCTCCATGTGACGTTCTGATCGTTCGAACCAAAAAAGATATTGACGAAGAATAGATAGCTGATTCATGCACGGAGCCCTTTGCCCCGTGCATTTATTTTTCTATTACTAATAGGTTTCTCGTGTATGGCTAACGAAACTATAGTAAAATAAAGCAAAACAATAGCATGGAGGCTTTCGAATGATAGAGCATTTCGCTTTTGATCAACGTCTTGGTATTGCGATTCCTGATTTGACTATGGAATGGGATGAATATAGCGCGGAAATACAGCAGGAGATTCTGTTAACCTGGGAGCAAACCCGCGGTTCCATCCCTGACCGTATTGCTGAGCTCGAGGAGGAGATCAATGATAAACAAGCACAACTTTCAGATGAAAGTGATTTCCCACGCTCCTGTCAATTAAACTCTGAAATAGCGGATCTCGCTTCGATTATCAATGATTTATGGCTTTGGTACAGGGCAAACCAGGTAGTTAGCAAGGTACATCTATAAGAAAAACTCCCCAATGCAGGGAGTTTTCGTTGTTTATATATCCTTTTTAATTTCCCTCACCACATGTCCAAGTTCAGGTAAGATTAACTTATTCATGGCCAATTTGACAGCTCCAGTTGAACCAGGTGTGGAGAATACAGCCTTATTTTTAACGACTCCGGCAATTGCTCTCGAAAGGATTGCGCTTGAGCCGATATCCTCTTGATAGCTTAGCATTCTGAACAATTCACCAAAACCAACGATTTCTTTTTCGAGAAGATTTTGTACGGTTTCAATCGTTACATCACGCTTGGCAATTCCAGTGCCGCCATTTGTTAGGATGACATCAATATCCCCTCTTTCACAACCTTTTACAATTTCGTTTTGAATCTGTGCTGCTTCGTCCTTAACAATAACATAATCAACAATCGTATGCCCTGATCCTTCAAGCAGTGTAATCATCAGCTTACCGCTTTTGTCTGTTTCTTTATCTCTTGTATCACTAACTGTTATGACTTTACAGTGAACTGACTTTGGTGCTTCTTTTTTATGCTCTTGCGTACTCATCGTTAAAACTCCTCTTTTTCCTTGAGATAACGAAGTTGATAATACCTATGCGCAACATCCGTTACTTTTCTCGTTAATTGATAATTAGCCCCCGCCCCTATTGCCATGCTGATTAGCGGGATCCCCTGAATGACCTTTTTTCGAAACAGAGCAATGACCATAGCTTTTAATAATTGCTGAACCGGCTGTTCCAGCCAAGTGATATCGGTAATCTGCTCGTTCCCTTGATAAAAATATGACTCATCATTTTCGGCTAAATCCGCCATTAACGAGTTCCATCCCTTTATTTGAATTCGTGGCGGTAACGTCGCCGTATGAAAAACCTTTAATGATGTCATCATTTCATAGGGGGTATTCACTTCAAAACCGTAGGTCATGGCAATTAATTGAACGATTCTTAAATTAATGACCGCCATCGCCGGAATATCTGCCCCTAAGAGAAGCGTGCCTCCAGTCCCTGCAAGTCCCCCTTGGGCAAACGAATATAAACGGTGCCTCGCTATTTGCTGCTCTGCTATGTATTGTAATTGGTCAATCGTTAAGTTTCTTATATCCGCTATTTCTTCGATATCTTTACTAAAAATTCTTCCTGACGTAAGAATTCTTTCCTTTGCGTCCATTTGAAGCTGTGAGCCTTGAATCATCCCATGTAAATGAAATAACCATGTATCAATAAGGGAAAAGAATTGTTGTTGCACCTTTTCAGGCAGTAACAAAAAAGAACGTTCTAAATATTTTTCATACGTTAATTGAAACTCATTTGCCTCGTAATTTAGTAACTTTTCTTCCCATAAGCGTATTTCATTTAAGACACTTGCTTCCCGTTCTGTCAATGGCATCTATTCTGACCTCCTCCGGCTACATTTCTTTTTCCAGTATATCACAAAAAAATTAGACTTAAAAAAGGCAAAAGCCATTTAAAATAGCTTTTGCCTTTTTTAGATTATGAACGTGTTCCTGCTAAACGAACAACGTCCCGAGCAATCATGACTTCCTCATTTGTCGGAATGATAATAACTTTAACCGGCGAATGCGGATAGTTAATGAATGCTTCTTCGCCCCTCACCTTATTTAGAGCGGGATCCCAATAAACGCCCATAAATTCAAGACCTTTAAGAACATTTTCTCTAATCGTGTCACTATTTTCACCGATTCCGGCAGTGAAAATAATCGCGTCAACACCGAACATACGTGAAGCATAGGAACCAATGTATTTATGGATTCGATTAGCAAACACATCCAATGCCAGCTGTGCTCGTTCATTACCCTTATTCGCTTCGATTTCAATATCTCGAAGATCGCTAGAGAAGCCGGAAACGGCTAACATACCGCTCTTTTTGTTCAATACGTCTAGAACTTCTTCTGCGGTTTTACCGGTTTTCTCCATGATATATGGAATAAGTGCCGGGTCAATATTACCTGAACGGGTACCCATTGTGACCCCTGCAAGTGGTGTAAAGCCCATCGAGGTATCAATTGATTTTCCACCTTCAATGGCCGCAATACTTGCACCGTTCCCTAAGTGACATGAGATTAAACGAAGCTGTTCAACGGGGCGTCCCAATAGTTCAGCTGCACGCTGGGAAACATATTTATGGCTTGTGCCATGGAAGCCATACTTCCTGATTCCATATTCTTTGTAGTATTCAAATGGCAGACTGTATAAATAAGAACTTTCCGGCATCGTTTGATGAAAGGCTGTATCAAAAACAGCAATAGCTGGGACATCAGGAAGTACCCGCCTAAATGCCTTAATCCCTGTTGCATTTGCTGGGTTGTGCAATGGTGCAAGCTCCGATAGCTTTTCAATCTTGTTAAGTACTTCATCCGTAATAAGAGCTGAATCATCGAAAGTTTCTCCTCCGTGGACAACACGGTGACCGATTCCATCAATTTCAGTTAAGGATTTAATGATGCCTAATGTAGTTAATTTATCTAGCAGCATTTGTACCGCGACTTCATGGTCTGGAATATCAATAATTTCTTGGATCTTTTCCCCATTGGCCGTGATAGTAAAAATTGAATCATTAAGACCAATTCTTTCAATTAGCCCTTTTGTAATAACTTCTTCACTTGGCATTTCAAATAATTGAAATTTTAAAGAAGAACTTCCCGCATTAATTGCAATGATTTTTGCCATTTTGCTACCGCTCCTTTTATATAACAACATCGATTTAGGATGTGATTCGAATAGTACACCTTATTTTGTGCAAACCAACCTTGTTTATTTCCCTCAATTCCTCATTTAATCACTGAAAATCGGACTTTTCAAGGGATATTTCCAGTGGTAGCGGTTCCAATGCAAATGTTCATATATTCACAGTTTTCTTACTCTTGTAACCCAAAACAAAAAGGATAAAACCGGTAATCAAAACCAGCTTTATCCTTTACTATCTTGAAACCATTTTTCAATTTTGGCTAATATTTTATCCATTGCAACAGCGCTTGACAGACTTGGTAAATGCACGAGTAATGCTTCCTTTGGCGGCTTGACATTTTCCCCTTTTTTCTGTAAAACCAAAATACTTTTAGCCGATTGTTTATTTTTAAACATGGTCGTCGGTAATTGAAGCAAGCCCTGGATAATCAGATTTTCCTTGATAAATTCATGAAGCTGAGGTGCCTGTTCACTTTCAAACAAACCATTGGGAATGAGGAAGAATAAGTATCCTCCCGGTTTGGTATGTTTCACACTTTGTTCAATAAATAAATGATGAGCATACGAGTGGCCCTTCGAAGCTTTTAATTGATAATCTTCCGCTCTTATATCATTGGGATAGAAGCCAATCGGTAAATCGGCAATGACAGCATCAACAGGATCGATAAACAAAGGCTCCAAACTATCTTGATTGAAAAACTCAACAGGATGCTGCTGTAAATTTGCATTTACGTAGGCAAGCTTAATTAAAATATCGTCAATCTCGGTACCAATCGCGGTAATATTTTTATGTACGTGGTTTAAAACGGTTGTAACTAAATTCCCTGTTCCAACAGCAGGGTCCAGGAGGCGGAATGATGGCTGCTTAACAAATCGTTCCACTAAATAGCCTATTAGCATCCCTACAGAATCCGGAGTCATCTGGTGGTTAGGCTGGACATTTTCCTTCATCCCTTTTAAGATCACAAGCTGATAGGCTTTACGAATATCCTCATTTGAATATTTAACCAGGTGTATTTCTTCATATACCTTCTTAAGCCTTTTCAGCGTGAGCTCACTTAACTCATCTTGAAGAATGGCGCCCTGAAATAGATTTTCCCCTGTATCTGCAAGTGCCTCAAGGTAACTGTAGGATAATTCCTCTTGTAAAATAAGTGCTGTTTCATTAAATAGTGTAAATAACTGTTCAACCGGAGACAGTTTCATTATTTCCCCTCCACTCCTAAATTTCCTTATTTATTCTATACGAGTATGTATTTTTTAAACAAGTATAAAGGCCTCGCTTTAGAGCCGAGGCCTTTTAAAGATTTATAATTATTTTGCCGCTTTTGCAGCTTCAATTGCAGCTTCGTAGTTTGGATGGTTCGTTGCTTCGCTAACATACTCGACGTAAGTCACGGTATCATTCGAGTCAACAACAAAAACCGCGCGAGCTAATAAGCGTAATTCTTGGATTGCAACCCCATATGCTTCTCCAAAAGATAAATCGCGGTGATCAGAAAGTGTTTGAACATTTTCAATGCCGCTTGCCGCACACCAGCGTTTTTGTGCAAATGGTAAGTCCACACTTACTGTTAAAATTTTTACATTACCTAAGCCGTTTGCTTCTTCATTGAAACGGCGTGTTTCTGCATCACATACGCCTGTATCCAAAGAAGGTACAGAAGAGATTAGACGAACTTGACCTTTTGTATTTTCTAACGTTACTTCCGATAGATCATTTGCAAGTACAGTAAAGTTTGGAGCTTTGTCCCCAACCTTCACTTCACTTCCTAACAAGGTAATCGCATTTCCTTTAAATGTTACATTTGCCATTCTTTTCATCCTCCTTTGTCTTTTAAAGTCATCCACAATGAGATGAATTGACTTTAATATGTACAGTGTAAATATATCTTTTCAACAGTGTATTTGCAATTATTTAAACCTCAAGAAAAAAGTTAACCTTCCTTTGATGAGGAAGATTAACCTTCTCCTTATAATTCAAGATCCACTTTTGGCTGCTGTTGTTGGCTTTGCTGTTGCCTATTCTCTTCTTTTTTCGAGAACATTTGCTGAATTTTATCGACTGCCTGCGGAGCAAGTTCTAAAATCTTTTCATATAAATGGGTACTTTCATCAAGATGCAGCATTTTGACACCATGTGAATTTACAATTAAAAAAGCGATTGGCGTGATGGAAACACCGCCGCCGCTTCCGCCGCCAAATGGAAGGGCTGATTTTCCTCCGCTTTGCCCCTGGCCTTGACCTTGGCCTTGACCCCCACTTTGGCCGCCTTGCGACTGGGAGCTGTCGAGTTTAAACTCACTCCCTCCAGCAGCAAATCCAAACCCTACCTTCGATACTGTTAAAATGACACTTCCGTCAGGGGTTTCAACAGGATCCCCGATGATAGTATTCACATCAATCATTTCTTTCAAGCTTTCCATTGCGGTCGTCATCAAACCTTGAATTGGGTGGTCAGACATGTCTATTTCCTCCTCTTTCAAACGGATTTCGTTTTTTCACTTTTAAAATTACTAGGCGGTTTCCCGCCTTTCCAGAATTTAATCAGCTTTAATCCTGCGAGAATAGCATACCCGATTCGAAACTGAAACATACACGTTAACTGTGTTTGAATGACAGCAGCTTGAAAATGGGGAGTTACCGATAAATGTGGCATCTGCTTTAACCGAAAATAATGACTAAGAATGCTGACAATACTCCCTTTTATTGCCCAAATCGCACCTGTCATCATTCCGGTATGCGCCGCATCACCAACACCCATCAGTGTCTGCCATTCAAAACTCTTTATTGTAACCCTTTTTAAAAATTTCCTAACAATCACATGCAAATGGATAACCTTTTCTAGCAGTTCTTTTGTTTTTTGAAAGCTACTCGTAACGTCATTTTGGGTAATTTGGTTTACCGTAGAATCTGGGTCTTCAGGAGCCGTATCCCCCATATGTGAATGACTTTCTACCACCAAACTTGGTGAATTATCATCAATTTTTATCAAAGGGACATTTAGCTTATATTTTATGAGTCCAAACCATATCTTAAACACTACCTTTAAATCATCATTGTCATTATGATGATAATAATTTACAAGAATCGTTAACTTCGTAAAAATAATTAAAATGAATAAGAACAATAGGACCAATATAGAAAGCCAGAGCCAAAACAATTTGTTCACAACCTTTCAGCCTATTATTATTCGCTTTTATGAAAAAAATAAACCTGCCAACTTATTGTTGACAGGCCCTGAATCCTTATCTATCTACATGTATGACCGTGGTATCAGTAAAGATATCATGTAACCCTTGCTTTTTCGGTAAAAAGGCAACAATGATATAGCCAATGATGATCGTTGCCGAGATAAACCGACCAATCCATTCACGAAAAATAATCGTTCCCCAGGACATTTCATCATGTTTTAAGTCCACAACCTTTAAGCCAAAGACCATTTTGCCAAGCGTTTGCTTAAAGAATTTTGTCATTAACACAAAATATAAATAAAAGATGACCGTAGATGCAATCGAAACGGGGGCGAATATAGAAAATTCGGTTAGAGAAATGTCAAACGCTCGAAATATCGGGTTTATTAGCAGGCGTTCGAAACTTTCCACTACTAGCAAATCAAGCAAATATGCCCAAAAACGCATCCAGAAGCCCGCATATCGAAAAGGATGATCCTGTAAAACAGGTTCAGTCGATTCCATTTAACTTCCCTCCCTTATTCTGCATATAAGTACATTAGGCGTGGAGAATTGGGCTTGGAAAGGATTTTCATGAGCCCCGCCATTTCTACATCACCGCTGATTAATTTTTGCGCTTGAAACTTAAATAACGAGCCTAAACCGAGATCATCCGAATAGCGAACTACCTTTGCTCCTTTAAGCTTCTCTTGCTTTTTCATTTGATTAATGACATCTTCAAGGTAACCAAAATCATCGATGAGATTAATTTCTTTTGCCTGCCGTCCATCGTACACCCGTCCATCTGCTATCTGTTTTACTTCCTCGACACTCATATGGCGGCCCTCAGAAATGACCTTAACAAATCCCTCATACGAGTTATCTATCATTTTTTGTAAAATTTGCCGCTCTTCATCCGTCATTTCTCTCGTAGGGCTCATAATGTCTTTATACTTACCACTTTTAATTGTGACAAAATCGACACCATATTTATCTGCCAATCCCTTGTAGTTATATCCTTCCATTATGACGCCAAGTGACCCTGTTAATGTTTCCGGGCTGGCAAAGATTTTTTTGGCTGCTGTTGAAATATAATATCCACCTGAAGCTGCCATCGACCCCATCGAAATATAAACTGGTTTTTGACTATCCTTTTGGATATCAATTAGCTTATCGTGAATTTCTGCACTCTCAACGACACCGCCGCCTGGTGAATTTACTCTAATAATGACGCCCTTCACCGAATCATCCTCTTGCAAGTAGGTTAACTTTTTCATAAAGTCTTGATGGTTATAACCTGAGCTTTGCAGGAATGATCCTGTTTCACCGCTATCTTGGATGACACCGTCAACATCAAGAATGGCAATTTTCTTTAATTCACTGCCTTCCTTAACGACTTCCTCTGTTAATGGTTGTTCAGCAGTCGCCATAAAATCACTGAAATCTGTTTTAATCCCTTTAAAGGCAAATGCCGACAAAAAATTAATCACAATCGAAACAAAAAATAATGCCGCAGCAATTCCTAGGGCGGCCCAACGTTTTCCATTCAACTGTATCTCCCCCTCACATTTCTTTCGTCTAGAATTCACATCCCTGCTTTCATATTGTTTCAAAAAAGTGCTAAACTAATTTCAGACTATCATTATTTTAACAAAGATTAATTTCCAAATGTTACATTTTCATCTTTAAAATGGAGGGATAGGAAATGGAAATAAGACGTAATATTTATTTTTATCACAAGCGGGATGCGGACATGCTCTCAAAAATGGCTCCCCTAGTCGAAGTGGCTGACCGATATGGTTTTACCATCGTAAATGATTATCGTAAAGCTAATATCATTGCCAGCGTGGGTGATGATGGAACTTTTCTTCAAGCGGTGAGAAAAACGGGCTTCCGAGATGATTGTTTATATATGGGGATATCAATCAAGGATAGTTTGAGCATGTATTGCGATTTTCGTATAAGTGATACCTCCAAAATGATTGAGACCATCACAACGAATGAACAAATCGAGGTTCGCCGCTATCCGATGATTGAAGTGAACGTTGATGGCCAAGGCACCTTCACATGTTTAAACGAATTTAGCATTCGCTCATCGATTATTAAAACACTCGTCATTGATGTTTTTGTGGATCAGCTTCACTTAGAAACGTTCCGTGGTGACGGATTAATTGTTTCAACACCAACGGGCAGTACCGCCTATAATAAATCCGTGAATGGGTCGATTGTCGACCCGCTTCTATCCTGCATGCAGGTGAGTGAGGTGGCTTCTGTTAATACAAATCGTTACCGTACACTTGGTGCCTCATTTATTATTGGCAGTGAACGGACACTTACACTTAAGGTTATTTCCGAAGGCAACGACCATCCAACAATGGGAATGGACAATGAAGCCTTAAGTATTCGTCAT belongs to Neobacillus sp. OS1-2 and includes:
- a CDS encoding DUF2953 domain-containing protein, coding for MNKLFWLWLSILVLLFLFILIIFTKLTILVNYYHHNDNDDLKVVFKIWFGLIKYKLNVPLIKIDDNSPSLVVESHSHMGDTAPEDPDSTVNQITQNDVTSSFQKTKELLEKVIHLHVIVRKFLKRVTIKSFEWQTLMGVGDAAHTGMMTGAIWAIKGSIVSILSHYFRLKQMPHLSVTPHFQAAVIQTQLTCMFQFRIGYAILAGLKLIKFWKGGKPPSNFKSEKTKSV
- a CDS encoding molybdenum cofactor biosynthesis protein B; protein product: MSTQEHKKEAPKSVHCKVITVSDTRDKETDKSGKLMITLLEGSGHTIVDYVIVKDEAAQIQNEIVKGCERGDIDVILTNGGTGIAKRDVTIETVQNLLEKEIVGFGELFRMLSYQEDIGSSAILSRAIAGVVKNKAVFSTPGSTGAVKLAMNKLILPELGHVVREIKKDI
- the tpx gene encoding thiol peroxidase, with amino-acid sequence MANVTFKGNAITLLGSEVKVGDKAPNFTVLANDLSEVTLENTKGQVRLISSVPSLDTGVCDAETRRFNEEANGLGNVKILTVSVDLPFAQKRWCAASGIENVQTLSDHRDLSFGEAYGVAIQELRLLARAVFVVDSNDTVTYVEYVSEATNHPNYEAAIEAAKAAK
- a CDS encoding Xaa-Pro peptidase family protein gives rise to the protein MNQRLLKLQTWMKENGIEVSFLTSTENVFYLSSYFTDPHERLLALAVFQEEEPFLVCPAMEVPDAKRSGWGHEIIGYSDIENPWEMILTAINKRINGVSKVAIEKEHMNVERYEHLTQLFPKASFVSAEEKLRLLRMIKDAKELKIIEEACALADYAVEFGASEIKEGKTELEVLNALEYALKQKGVTEMSFSTMVLTGANAASPHGNPGETKIRKGDLVLFDLGVVVDRYCSDITRTVAYGDINDKQKEIYDTVLKAQLAAIEASKPGVTAAEVDLTARRIIAEAGFGDYFPHRLGHGLGIGVHEYPSMTETNQLVIEEGMVYTIEPGIYVPNVAGVRIEDDIYITADGAKVLTKFPKELQIIKS
- the ald gene encoding alanine dehydrogenase produces the protein MRIGVPKEIKNNENRVAMTPAGVTNLVNFGHEVFIEIGAGLGSGFLDEDYSTAGAMLVETAKEAWSMDMVMKVKEPIPTEYQYFREGLILFTYLHLAPEPELTKALIDNKVVGIAYETVQLANRTLPLLTPMSEVAGRMAAQVGAQFLEKVYGGKGILLSGVPGVQRGVVTIIGGGVAGTNAAKMAIGLGAKVTIIDLNPDRLRQLDDIFGSDVTTLMSNPFTIAEAVKESDLVIGAVLIPGAKAPRLVSEEMIQSMKPGSVVVDIAIDQGGIFETTDRITTHDHPTYVKHGVVHYAVANMPGAVPRTSTIALTNVTVPYALQIANKGFQKACLDNEALLKGINTLDGYVTYQAVAEAHGVEFKDTKTLLTK
- a CDS encoding RDD family protein, which encodes MESTEPVLQDHPFRYAGFWMRFWAYLLDLLVVESFERLLINPIFRAFDISLTEFSIFAPVSIASTVIFYLYFVLMTKFFKQTLGKMVFGLKVVDLKHDEMSWGTIIFREWIGRFISATIIIGYIIVAFLPKKQGLHDIFTDTTVIHVDR
- a CDS encoding class I SAM-dependent methyltransferase, producing MKLSPVEQLFTLFNETALILQEELSYSYLEALADTGENLFQGAILQDELSELTLKRLKKVYEEIHLVKYSNEDIRKAYQLVILKGMKENVQPNHQMTPDSVGMLIGYLVERFVKQPSFRLLDPAVGTGNLVTTVLNHVHKNITAIGTEIDDILIKLAYVNANLQQHPVEFFNQDSLEPLFIDPVDAVIADLPIGFYPNDIRAEDYQLKASKGHSYAHHLFIEQSVKHTKPGGYLFFLIPNGLFESEQAPQLHEFIKENLIIQGLLQLPTTMFKNKQSAKSILVLQKKGENVKPPKEALLVHLPSLSSAVAMDKILAKIEKWFQDSKG
- a CDS encoding EcsC family protein: MPLTEREASVLNEIRLWEEKLLNYEANEFQLTYEKYLERSFLLLPEKVQQQFFSLIDTWLFHLHGMIQGSQLQMDAKERILTSGRIFSKDIEEIADIRNLTIDQLQYIAEQQIARHRLYSFAQGGLAGTGGTLLLGADIPAMAVINLRIVQLIAMTYGFEVNTPYEMMTSLKVFHTATLPPRIQIKGWNSLMADLAENDESYFYQGNEQITDITWLEQPVQQLLKAMVIALFRKKVIQGIPLISMAIGAGANYQLTRKVTDVAHRYYQLRYLKEKEEF
- the ytfJ gene encoding GerW family sporulation protein, whose protein sequence is MSDHPIQGLMTTAMESLKEMIDVNTIIGDPVETPDGSVILTVSKVGFGFAAGGSEFKLDSSQSQGGQSGGQGQGQGQGQSGGKSALPFGGGSGGGVSITPIAFLIVNSHGVKMLHLDESTHLYEKILELAPQAVDKIQQMFSKKEENRQQQSQQQQPKVDLEL
- a CDS encoding universal stress protein, coding for MGLKYQNILVAIDGSKEADWAFQKGIEIAKRNQAGLLLVHVIDTRSFALIEAYDTVIGDRAETLAKEMLENYHKQAVDAGLTNVQYEIEFGSPKIRIPRDIAKKHKVDLILCGATGMNVVERFFIGSVSEHIVRYAPCDVLIVRTKKDIDEE
- a CDS encoding acetate kinase — translated: MAKIIAINAGSSSLKFQLFEMPSEEVITKGLIERIGLNDSIFTITANGEKIQEIIDIPDHEVAVQMLLDKLTTLGIIKSLTEIDGIGHRVVHGGETFDDSALITDEVLNKIEKLSELAPLHNPANATGIKAFRRVLPDVPAIAVFDTAFHQTMPESSYLYSLPFEYYKEYGIRKYGFHGTSHKYVSQRAAELLGRPVEQLRLISCHLGNGASIAAIEGGKSIDTSMGFTPLAGVTMGTRSGNIDPALIPYIMEKTGKTAEEVLDVLNKKSGMLAVSGFSSDLRDIEIEANKGNERAQLALDVFANRIHKYIGSYASRMFGVDAIIFTAGIGENSDTIRENVLKGLEFMGVYWDPALNKVRGEEAFINYPHSPVKVIIIPTNEEVMIARDVVRLAGTRS